Proteins from a genomic interval of Candidatus Lokiarchaeota archaeon:
- a CDS encoding methyltransferase domain-containing protein, with translation MTMNDEDISVAAPEEWMGGWNRHYRDLLEKDTEELLDFVPAHPITRLRHALKIEDINPKEIDALDLACGDGKAACAIAKWGINVTAMDALDSALRLAKKRAKVADVLERIRFLKGDIDSWPIPSDTYDVIVAVQILQYLFERAIPRLEEIKQAVKPGRFLVYSGNIEPHFETDPEIRFIKERELKDSLEDWKIHSFGKEVVLVREEDRRGYIWIVAQKPF, from the coding sequence ATGACTATGAATGACGAGGACATTTCGGTTGCAGCTCCCGAGGAATGGATGGGTGGCTGGAACAGGCATTATCGCGATTTGCTTGAGAAAGATACAGAAGAGCTCCTCGACTTCGTACCAGCACACCCAATAACGCGGCTTCGACACGCCCTTAAAATCGAAGATATCAATCCAAAGGAAATAGACGCTCTGGATCTCGCATGTGGAGATGGTAAGGCAGCATGCGCCATAGCGAAATGGGGAATAAATGTGACTGCAATGGATGCACTCGATTCTGCACTCAGGTTAGCAAAGAAGCGTGCAAAAGTCGCAGATGTGCTTGAGCGTATCAGATTCTTGAAAGGAGACATAGACTCGTGGCCTATTCCTTCGGATACATACGATGTTATTGTTGCGGTCCAAATTCTTCAGTACCTTTTCGAACGAGCAATTCCACGGCTTGAAGAAATCAAACAAGCTGTAAAACCTGGGCGGTTTCTGGTGTATTCAGGCAATATCGAACCCCACTTCGAAACGGACCCAGAAATCCGATTCATCAAAGAGAGGGAGCTTAAAGACTCATTAGAAGATTGGAAAATTCACAGTTTCGGAAAAGAAGTGGTCCTCGTGAGGGAGGAGGACCGGAGGGGCTACATTTGGATTGTAGCCCAGAAGCCCTTCTAG
- a CDS encoding methyltransferase domain-containing protein, with product MDYSKAADYISQIYADTPRPRHQEYLERTLTADFMPVIENEVADFFRVLLQLVKAKHVLEIGMSIGFSTSSIANTVKAHGGHVTSIEIDQDIASFARKNFERLDLEDYIEVKIGDAENLIADFEGESFDAVFQDADKALYPPLLDECLRVLKPGGLFLANDALIPLRRNREDWDDTMESIHTFNKKVADSTGLESTILPIGGGITFAMKKTS from the coding sequence ATGGATTATTCAAAAGCTGCAGATTACATCTCCCAGATATATGCTGACACCCCTAGACCGAGGCACCAAGAATATCTTGAACGGACACTAACTGCGGATTTCATGCCTGTTATCGAAAATGAAGTTGCTGATTTCTTCAGGGTCCTTCTTCAGCTGGTGAAAGCCAAACATGTTCTTGAAATTGGCATGAGCATTGGATTTTCGACATCGTCGATTGCAAATACTGTGAAGGCACATGGAGGCCATGTTACAAGTATCGAAATCGACCAGGATATAGCTAGTTTCGCTCGTAAGAACTTCGAAAGATTGGATTTGGAAGATTATATCGAAGTCAAGATTGGTGATGCAGAGAACTTGATTGCTGATTTCGAAGGAGAATCTTTTGATGCAGTTTTTCAGGATGCGGACAAAGCACTGTATCCGCCTTTGCTAGATGAATGCCTCCGAGTACTGAAACCGGGAGGCCTCTTTCTTGCAAATGACGCCCTTATCCCGCTTCGTCGGAATCGGGAGGATTGGGATGATACTATGGAATCAATACACACTTTCAACAAGAAGGTGGCGGATTCTACCGGTCTGGAAAGCACGATATTACCAATTGGAGGCGGCATTACTTTCGCAATGAAGAAGACCTCCTGA
- a CDS encoding NAD-dependent epimerase/dehydratase family protein: MADCFVTGGTGFIGHHIVKQLFEEQHDITVLIREDSSLELLEGLDYQTVVGDVTNLESLLEGVPNDTQWLFHNAAVMADWGGKEHYFPVNVGGTENILEVIRRKEIPQLMHTSSTAVYGFPEISESITEDYEKNPANAYQESKLASEELIHEYIADYGIGASMIRPPVVLGEGDMFTGPQFIERIENGNMVVFGDGSNEQSFVHANDVARALVKAAENFKSAKNEAFNVTSFNCEFKELMTAIAEELGVEPSFREIPYGLAKAVGGFLGSLYRAFGRDNAPLLTSFRAKMFGSEYLIDDTKIREKIGFSPKWDLESTVWDMVEWRGFVKPR; this comes from the coding sequence ATGGCTGATTGCTTTGTAACCGGTGGTACTGGATTCATCGGGCATCATATCGTGAAGCAGTTATTCGAAGAACAACATGACATCACCGTCTTAATTCGTGAGGACTCGAGTCTGGAGCTTCTAGAAGGGCTTGATTATCAAACGGTTGTAGGTGATGTGACGAATCTAGAAAGCCTTCTCGAAGGTGTTCCGAATGACACACAATGGCTTTTCCATAACGCAGCAGTCATGGCTGATTGGGGAGGAAAGGAGCATTACTTCCCAGTCAATGTCGGAGGTACGGAGAACATACTCGAAGTGATTCGACGTAAAGAGATTCCCCAATTGATGCATACCTCATCGACAGCAGTTTATGGCTTTCCTGAAATCTCTGAGTCTATTACTGAGGACTATGAGAAGAATCCGGCCAATGCATATCAGGAGTCGAAACTGGCCTCGGAAGAGCTGATTCATGAATACATTGCGGACTATGGCATTGGAGCCTCGATGATTCGACCGCCTGTTGTTCTAGGCGAAGGCGACATGTTCACTGGGCCCCAGTTCATTGAGCGGATTGAAAACGGGAATATGGTCGTATTTGGAGATGGGAGCAACGAACAAAGCTTCGTTCATGCGAATGATGTTGCCCGTGCGCTTGTGAAGGCAGCAGAGAATTTCAAATCAGCGAAAAATGAGGCGTTTAATGTAACAAGTTTCAATTGCGAGTTCAAAGAACTCATGACAGCAATCGCTGAAGAACTTGGTGTGGAACCATCATTCAGAGAAATCCCATATGGGCTTGCTAAGGCTGTTGGCGGCTTTCTTGGCTCGCTATATCGGGCGTTTGGTCGAGATAATGCACCTCTCTTGACTTCCTTCAGAGCGAAAATGTTTGGATCTGAGTATCTTATCGATGATACCAAGATCCGCGAAAAGATTGGATTCAGTCCGAAATGGGATTTGGAATCAACAGTTTGGGATATGGTTGAGTGGCGTGGTTTCGTAAAACCCAGATAG
- a CDS encoding dihydrolipoyl dehydrogenase: MHEYRQSGTVMCVNPIYQYDFLHRAFRTITFMLKSRDLTIMKQYDLLVVGSGAGANVGAPAYQQGLSVAIVDNGRFGGTCLNRGCIPTKILTYVGDIITRIEEAESIDLKAHIDEIDFKSLMERMREETWGDSKEIERSIAETDDYDFYNETGEFIDDYTIKVGDETIEASYVVLASGARPLIPPIDGIEDVGYLTNKTILEINKRPDSLIIVGGGYIAAEFGHFFSAVGTDVTILGRNQYLVPDEDHDVSDLLKAELSKRMEVHTNHEVIRVKEEDGMKKVTAKNRQTGGELEFEAEEILVATGRRSNSDLLKPENTGVETDDKGWIVVDDYFRTSKERIWAFGDALGKHMFRHVANDESQIVWHNMVKSINDPDVSDEELVPADYHAVPKAVFSHPQIATVGMTLRQAKKTDYKLLVGKSSYTNTAKGMAMGNPEGFVRIIADQESGRLLGASIIGPHAPILIQEVANLMYTQSQSFVPLLKAIHIHPALSEVVQRAAGSMAPLEGQEHHHHHE, from the coding sequence ATGCACGAATACAGACAATCCGGAACAGTAATGTGTGTCAATCCGATATATCAGTATGACTTTTTACACAGGGCCTTCCGTACCATTACCTTTATGTTGAAATCTAGAGACTTAACGATTATGAAGCAATATGATTTGCTAGTAGTCGGATCTGGAGCTGGAGCAAACGTCGGGGCGCCTGCTTATCAACAGGGTTTGTCTGTTGCTATCGTTGACAACGGAAGGTTCGGTGGCACGTGTCTCAACAGAGGTTGCATACCAACCAAAATCTTGACCTATGTTGGCGACATCATTACAAGAATCGAAGAAGCTGAAAGCATTGATTTGAAGGCGCACATTGACGAAATTGATTTCAAGTCACTCATGGAAAGAATGCGTGAAGAAACATGGGGCGATTCAAAAGAAATTGAGCGATCCATTGCTGAAACAGATGACTACGATTTTTACAATGAAACGGGCGAGTTCATCGATGACTATACTATCAAAGTCGGCGATGAGACTATAGAGGCGTCATATGTTGTGCTGGCGAGTGGAGCTAGACCGCTCATACCGCCCATAGATGGAATCGAGGATGTAGGTTATCTTACAAACAAGACCATTTTGGAAATCAATAAGCGACCCGATTCACTGATTATTGTTGGCGGCGGTTACATTGCAGCTGAGTTTGGTCATTTCTTCTCAGCCGTAGGCACTGATGTAACCATCCTGGGCAGGAATCAATATCTTGTTCCAGATGAGGATCATGATGTTTCCGACCTGCTGAAAGCGGAGCTCTCCAAGAGGATGGAAGTGCACACGAATCATGAAGTAATTCGGGTCAAAGAAGAAGATGGAATGAAGAAAGTAACCGCAAAGAATCGGCAGACTGGAGGAGAACTGGAGTTTGAAGCCGAAGAAATTCTCGTTGCCACTGGTCGACGTTCAAACTCTGATTTACTGAAACCAGAAAACACCGGTGTAGAAACCGATGACAAAGGCTGGATTGTTGTGGACGACTACTTCCGAACCTCAAAGGAACGAATTTGGGCATTCGGGGACGCTCTTGGAAAGCATATGTTCCGTCACGTCGCTAATGATGAATCACAGATTGTCTGGCATAATATGGTGAAATCGATTAACGACCCAGATGTCAGTGATGAAGAACTGGTTCCAGCTGACTATCATGCAGTTCCCAAAGCCGTTTTCTCCCATCCTCAAATTGCTACTGTTGGCATGACACTGCGGCAAGCAAAGAAAACAGATTACAAATTGCTGGTGGGGAAGTCTTCTTACACAAATACAGCTAAAGGCATGGCCATGGGCAATCCTGAGGGTTTCGTGAGGATTATTGCGGATCAGGAATCGGGCAGGCTACTGGGAGCTAGTATCATCGGACCGCATGCTCCAATTCTTATTCAAGAAGTCGCTAATCTCATGTACACCCAAAGTCAGAGCTTCGTGCCCTTATTGAAAGCTATTCATATTCATCCGGCTTTGTCTGAGGTTGTGCAAAGAGCTGCAGGTAGCATGGCTCCGCTTGAAGGTCAAGAACATCATCACCATCACGAGTAA
- a CDS encoding translation elongation factor-like protein translates to MMERKIGEVTHYFTNIDVAAIELEDELNVGDTIRIKGHTTDFEQKIDSMEVDRDPIETGKPGQEIAIKVKNRVREHDEVFLV, encoded by the coding sequence ATTATGGAGAGAAAGATTGGCGAAGTGACCCATTACTTCACAAACATAGATGTTGCAGCAATCGAGCTTGAAGATGAACTGAACGTAGGTGATACCATTAGAATCAAAGGCCATACCACCGATTTCGAACAGAAAATCGACTCGATGGAAGTTGATCGAGATCCGATTGAAACCGGAAAACCTGGCCAAGAAATTGCCATAAAGGTAAAGAACCGCGTTCGAGAACATGACGAGGTTTTTCTAGTCTAA
- a CDS encoding aminopeptidase codes for MDSRIVEHAKILVEWSTEVQEGDMVIIRAHPDAHDLVVALNREIAKAGAVPMVLMSSEEASRAFFDGASDETLKIFPEHQKAAVEAADVFIGVSSPVNTKAMANVDPKRQMISRKTRKELSDIIMDKRWCGTVHPCRTLAQQANMSLNEYQDFVYSATLIDWEKASENMYLMKEHLESHNDIRFIGPETDLHASTEGRIWVASDGKHNMPSGEVFTAPVEDTVEGHIYFDIPFMQQGKVIEGVRLTFENGEVVDYSAEKNEEVLESIINTDEGSRYLGEMAIGTNRGIKEYTLNMLFDEKIGNTIHCALGRAYKDCNGTNDSAVHVDMIKDMKEGKVLAGDEVIYEKGKYFYEE; via the coding sequence ATGGACTCAAGGATAGTAGAACATGCAAAGATTCTGGTCGAATGGTCCACAGAAGTTCAAGAAGGCGATATGGTCATTATTCGTGCACATCCGGATGCGCATGACCTTGTCGTTGCGTTGAACCGCGAAATAGCAAAAGCTGGTGCAGTTCCGATGGTTCTTATGTCCAGTGAAGAAGCTTCTAGAGCCTTTTTTGATGGCGCATCAGATGAAACGTTGAAGATATTCCCCGAACATCAGAAGGCAGCAGTTGAAGCAGCTGATGTATTTATCGGCGTCAGTTCGCCAGTAAATACGAAAGCTATGGCGAATGTGGATCCAAAACGGCAGATGATTTCACGCAAAACGCGGAAGGAATTGAGTGATATCATCATGGATAAGCGGTGGTGCGGTACCGTCCATCCCTGTAGAACACTGGCTCAGCAGGCCAATATGTCTCTGAATGAATACCAGGATTTTGTGTATTCTGCAACGCTCATCGACTGGGAAAAGGCAAGTGAGAACATGTATCTCATGAAAGAGCACCTTGAAAGCCATAATGATATCCGATTCATCGGTCCAGAAACTGATCTTCATGCTTCAACAGAAGGACGAATCTGGGTTGCTTCTGACGGTAAGCATAACATGCCCAGCGGTGAAGTCTTCACAGCTCCCGTAGAAGATACTGTTGAAGGACACATCTACTTTGATATACCCTTCATGCAGCAGGGGAAAGTTATCGAAGGGGTACGACTCACCTTTGAGAATGGAGAGGTTGTGGACTACTCGGCGGAGAAGAATGAAGAAGTTCTCGAGTCTATAATCAATACTGACGAGGGCTCTCGTTATCTTGGAGAGATGGCAATTGGAACAAACCGCGGTATCAAGGAATATACCTTGAACATGCTCTTTGATGAGAAGATTGGTAACACCATCCACTGCGCGTTAGGTCGAGCCTACAAGGATTGCAATGGAACCAATGACAGTGCTGTTCATGTGGACATGATTAAGGACATGAAAGAAGGAAAGGTTCTTGCTGGAGATGAAGTCATCTACGAGAAAGGCAAATACTTCTACGAAGAATAA
- a CDS encoding phosphoribosyltransferase, with protein MNRFENRREAGRLLADKLLEYKSMKDLMVLGLPRGGVPVAFEIGQKLEVSLDVLIVRKLGLPYNPEVAFGAIASGGIKIINHDMVRRANLTEEAIERVFEKEQKELAKRQEKYGSSLLEDDLKEKTIILVDDGMATGATMQVAIKGLKGAGVKSLIVAVGTAPPDTLREIESMVDEAISLLGPKPFFGVGTWYKDFSQTTDQEVRDLLERTKDDN; from the coding sequence TTGAATCGATTTGAGAATCGTCGTGAGGCTGGTAGGCTGCTAGCGGACAAACTTCTGGAATACAAAAGCATGAAGGATTTGATGGTTCTAGGTCTTCCTCGCGGTGGGGTTCCTGTGGCTTTCGAAATCGGCCAGAAGCTGGAAGTATCACTTGATGTCTTGATTGTTCGAAAGCTTGGGCTGCCATATAACCCTGAGGTTGCATTCGGTGCTATCGCGTCAGGAGGAATAAAAATAATCAACCATGATATGGTGCGACGGGCGAATCTCACCGAAGAAGCTATCGAAAGGGTGTTTGAGAAAGAGCAGAAAGAGCTTGCAAAGAGGCAAGAGAAATATGGCAGCAGCCTTCTAGAAGACGATTTGAAGGAGAAGACCATCATTCTGGTTGATGATGGTATGGCTACGGGAGCGACTATGCAGGTTGCCATCAAAGGATTGAAAGGAGCTGGCGTGAAGAGCTTGATCGTTGCAGTAGGAACAGCCCCTCCTGACACCCTTAGAGAAATCGAATCAATGGTAGACGAAGCAATCAGCCTCCTTGGTCCCAAACCTTTCTTCGGTGTTGGAACTTGGTACAAGGATTTCTCACAAACAACAGATCAAGAAGTGAGAGACTTGCTTGAAAGGACAAAAGACGATAACTGA